The Danio rerio strain Tuebingen ecotype United States chromosome 20, GRCz12tu, whole genome shotgun sequence genome contains the following window.
tttctctctttcacacacacaatgTATAGTGTGTTTCCACTGTGGACAGACAGGAAGTGTTGAATGTGAATGTAATGTGATCACCAACATGAATGAAGTGCAGCAGCACAGGCCACACTGACAGCTGACAGAACACACAGCCAGCTGCACTTTTATCTCCCTTTAATCTGCTCTAATCAGATCTCTTTTCTTTGTACTGGACACTGCCTTGAATGCATGAGAACCAGGTGTTTCTCAGCTACCTGCTCCTGTGAACTCATGTGCTGTCAAACAATGGTTGGAAATTGCACAAAAGGGAGGAAAAAACACAGTTAAAACCTGCAGGAGCCTTTAACATGCATAGAACATTTCCAATCCATTTAAGTATTGTCGTAGAACCCAAAATTTGATAGCAGGCTTGTCTCTGCAAAACCCcccttttaaaaccattttatgtGTCTCATCATGAAAATGTTATTTCTaaatgttaaatgattaaaaaaaagtttaataaggTCAAAGGCAAGCAGGAgttttaagaataaaaacaatatagtATAAACAAACAGCTATTTTATCTACAAAAGACACTCAGTCACATGTCATTCAAtagtttatataatattatataataaaaggCAGAACAAGaataatttgattacatttttaaaatgtaatttaaggaTCAAAGTGGAGCACCTAAATACCAGtagtcattttaaatctttatacttcAATCCCATAGCCAGGGGGAGTTCGGGTGATTCAAAAGactcacccctcactgacaaaggtccagtatTTGCCTCATACATGAgttcatttgtcctattttgactgttatgccatcataaattgtggaaataacctattgaaaaaggttttaagaccaagtggaatcttctgttggctgtcgcttcagtgtgacttcagctaatcagttttggccagtgctaacatatattttaattttacaatctGATGAAGGAGAAGTCCTCTTTCCCCActattgttttaaaacagagaaaagaaaaaattttACAGGCAACTTTTATGTAAATCTtgaaccttattcttgaaacaaaatatGACCAATGGAAAGGTGTTAAGCACCAAAAGCGACCATTTGGCAATTGTTGTTAACCATGATAtttcaaaagtactttttttttgttatgatgGCCATCTGACAatctattttagctaaaatagtgCTTGTGTCACCAAAATGCAGTATTAAACCTCCTTGATTAGAAGCCTAAATGAGGCCTATAACcacaaaaaggtccactttttgagataAAAGATTCTCCCTGTACTTTTTTATCCTTCAAACTACCAATTTGACCCATTTTTCAACAAAAGGTTGtttattatgtaaaatatagCAAAGGTAAGTAAGATCTCTTATACATACTGGACAAAATGCTTTGACTTCTTCTCACAGTTCTTTGAAACATTAATACATACCCTATTTACATTTAATATGTTCTCTAAATATATAATCACTTTTGCATATATGTTAAATTTATTGTGGACACCAAATGAGGattcaattatttaaacattaaacatcgCATTTTGTCATTTTGCAACTATATCATTAGATTTTTAATTGGACCAACAGCCAACTAATAGTTTTTTTTCAACtgtgttttaactgtttttaattatattacaaaaccCAGCAAAAAGTACAGAATATTAACTTATGTAATATTTCAGAATGTACTTTCCCAcccataaaatgtaaaacaataatataaaaaatacatttaaattgacaaatgtgtgtgcatatataataataataaaaaaaacattattacataaaatttttaattacAGTCACCTCTCCAAAGACATCCAATTTTATTTCTATCCTTTTATAAAGCGACTAAAAGGAGACCACACCTTTTTAAAAGTCTCTGCTTTACCTCTGATTACaggtatgtaatttttttaaggGCAAGATTATTagacaaataatttatttactgtGCAAGAACAGGTCTTTAGGTATTTTTCCATATCAAAGCAACAACACGTTTAGCTTGTATAAAGCTGAAacctatatgtttattttttttcatttactaaaatattttgtaataaacaaagtTTTGCTTTTAAAGGAACATTTTCTCCAGCCATTTCACAGACCACACCAAGCACCTCCTTCTAAAACAACTGCATCTCTCCACACTCCCACATACAGTGAAATAGAGTTCCACTTTCATCTTTACATTTTGTGCAATAATCTGGAATATTGGGGTTAATCCGATGTCATTTTACAGGTGTAATGTAAGTTCTCATCATCCATTTGCATTGCAGTTTTGAGCCTAAAGACATGCATATTCCCATTCattaacaatattatttactTGAAGGTCTCTTTTCTATGCTGTAAGGTATGATAGGGAATCTTTCAtgtgatttaaaataagttgTACTAATGTAGAATATTGGGGCTCCAAATAGGTtttaattttcaaataaataaaacttccaATTTGCTTCTGGGGAAGATCGTATTTTAAAATCAACTACTGAAAGGTCATAAGTGTGCCTCCTTCATATATAGGTTTTTACCATACTTATTCCTTTCATTTGCCAGTTTTTAAAccccttgtcatttctcccaggGATAAAACAGCAGCCAAGTAATAATTTAGAAAATGCATAATTGTTCTGTAAATAATTGTGTAGATGTTTCAGGTAATGTTTATTGAAGATTCTATAACATTACAGGAGAAAACCTTGTCAGAACATTCTGAAAAATTTCACTATTCGCAGGGATATAATGTATAAGTCAAATAAACTGTGCTTGTTCTTCACAGTTTTATTTCACCACTTTGTATCTATATTACATGAAATCAAGGACATGGATAAATTGGCTCTGACAATCTGCTTGCAACTGTTCCATCTTGTCAAAAGTGGAAAAGTGGAAAAACAGTTATTACACAGTGCGGGTGGTCGGTCTGCTTAGGCCCCTCCCCAAAAGTAGGCTGGTTTTAGGAGATAAAGTCCATAATATGACAGGATACATCGATTTTCTGTGCAGCAGGAAACCCAGGGGTTGAACCCAGTGGCCATCCTGCTCTCCTTCTCCCTCAGCTTCTCTCTATCCCTGTCTACGGacatccaaacacagcacacagctGAAGGGATGCTGACCTTTCTGAGGGGAGCAGTGCAGCCAGTGATGGTCAGCAGGACAAGGGATATTGTCCACAAACGCAACTCCAGCATCTACAGCAAACCACCCAAAAACAAGATCGGACCTGGGGTGAGTGAAAAAAAGTTGATATAAACATTTGATCATTtgcttaaagtaaaaataattgaGTTTGAATGAGAGTAGAGGTTTTATTCTGAAAAGCTTTTTAAACTTTTTGTGATTATGTTGATGTCTGACTGTGGTTTTCAATACTTAGCTGTAGTTCCCAAGACTCCACAATTCTCCAGCTGTGAttctttttggacattttttgaCTATTTGAACCAGTGGAAGTGCATTGGGAAAGAGAGACACAAATCCTCTTCCAGGCTAATTCATAATAACCCTTGCAATTGGTTGTAGTTTCTTCATTATTAACCTAATAGGGGAGATGGCAACAGTATTTTtagtgtttgtcttttttttattagtcACTTCCTATTTTGTGAATCACAGCCTCCTTTGCCTCCAATCacagctgtttttatttatttatttatttttatcaaatgacTGATTAACTTTGAGTTGTCTCATATGTAAAGTACAATATGGTTGAAAATAAACCTGCTTCTGTAATCCAGGTAgacttaaaatatgatatcactGGTAATATACTTCAAATATATTTTGCTCCCGTAAAGTCATAAGGATAGCAATAATTGTGGTTTACTTATATTTAACAAAGTATTTGCTTTTTAATAAAATTGTGCTGTGTTTGCAATGACATGTTTTCAATTAGATCAAATTGGGTTTTATTTGTCGTATTTTAATCAAAAGAATAAAAGGTTAAACATTaaagacatttcatttatttatttaatcatatttacTACGGATGCTAATATTAGTGGTATCACACAAACtaccagcaggcacacaatatcATAATATGTTAATATAGGTTAGATATAGGTcggacatcaggtgaccaaaattcaatgtctagctaaCATCAAAGGAGaacattattttgacatccaataactgCGTCAAATGaagttgatgtttggttgattttaggttgtgttgaaaattgaccaaaattcaacatcgagccaacatcttaaaccagggtttttcaaagtctaagacagtgggcctcccttttgacacaacttatccattggcgccccccctcctcccaaacacacacacacacacacacacacacacacacacacacacacacacacacacacacacacacacacacacacacacacatatatatatatatatataaagacacagacagatgtcagactgttaactcacttttatcatcatttgcatgaaagtgcaattatttagagtaataacaagtattttaatataacgtttttaaaactaggatgatggttaatatgaatagaacagatccaagaacggtccatcccagtcaaaacagtcgaagtttagcgggtctcatgctgtcattagccaaaatattttgacaatccacacataaaggtcgtggttcatcagctggtcctgtccacgtaaatcctaaactcaaatactgatcatcatatcgtcgtcttttgggtttaagccctgaacttgaaggcttttgtggcgagggggcgtggccgagagccgtaggaacggagtgaggccaccgcgtaagtggatctgcggtgcgcacctgcctcagatcccacggaaggagctctggatcacataaaaggaggaacaagggcagaggaagccgaggaccgggccggacatattttacttttgctttcagtttgacggcagtctccgtgaggagctgccgtcactgttattaataaatcattttaaaactgcgtcggttctccgcctccttcttcccggcggccaaagggccgtgaacttcattacagctttgaatcgtggggggggggggggggggtataattattaaacttaataattatatttttatagtattatatttcttcccgcgcctcccctgacatgctctggcgccccccaggggaggcgcgcctcacacatTGAAAACCCCTGTCTTAAACAATAttgatgtcatattgacgttatttatttgtcaggtatggctaccaaaatccaacgtctgatagatgtcataaatGTAACGCCAACACAACGTCAAGCcctaacatcattagacgttgatatttggttgtatttaggttggatgttggacactgacgtcaacccaatcatttaatttgaaaacaaaatgcaatgtaacGTTAAGGTACAATGTTAATTTGATATCATGTGGACGTCCTTTGCCTGCAGAAATGGTTCAAAGGTTTGGGCTGAgcattattaattacattataattattattatacaaaaaggaaagacactttaaataaaatcttaaatgaaatattaaacagCTCAACTGTTTTCAGAATTGATGATAATAAGAAGAAATGTTTCCCAAGCACCGATTAGCACATTAGAAAAAGTTCTGAAGCAGTGTGTATTATCAATGGTAATATTATTGAGCAATAATTgcattcatgtttttttcttcagCAAAGTTTCTTGATCATGTCTGTGTTTGCCGTTGCCCTCCTGGCCCCCGCTGGCTGGATTCTACACCACATCCCAGAATATCGAGAGAGAGCAAAAACACCACCATCCTGAAAACCATCCACTTCTGTCATGGTCAGCAGAAATCTGGCTTACCTCTAAAGCATTATTCACCTCCACAGAAACAATTCAATCATCAGTATCATGAGTACCTTCGGATgtaacaatataatattaaaaatctgttattgtaaagataacaataataaaatacataacagTCCTATCTACAATAAAAAAGATTGAAATGTTTATGATGCCCCATGTGAATGTAATAAGAAATATAATCCTGTGGTGTTTAGTGCCTTAGGACTGTGGCCCTTAATGTAAGCAGTGGCCCTTATTATATACGCTTTCCACTGCAATAAAGTGTGTTTTATACCGTCTGTTTTGGTTGATAAGTTTCACTGGGATAATTGTTCTTGCCTTGAGGGCACCACTTAAAAGTATACACAGAAGTTAGATTGCTTTTCTTGAGGAAAAATTCACTTTGATTATGTCCTATGAGTTTGTGGTGCAGATACTGATAATCATAGATGAAGTTTATTATAAGGCCGGTGGGCAAATTTGATCATGAGTGGGGTTAAATTTACTAATGCCTTCTTCCCAAACCTCTTTTGGTGTTAAAAAACTGCTGTCAGAATCTAGTAAAGACACAAGCTGAAAAATGTGATGAAAGGCATGGACATAGTTTCCATTTTACATGCAAAATTTACGGAGGAGATAATTTCAGTgaataatttgatgtaatttataGTTTGTGGTAGTCAGTTTAGATGGGAATCTACTTCATTCTGTACACAAAATAGTTTTGCCATTTAGTCTTCTgcactttttattttgtatttctgttggTATTGAGATAcatgctaaaataataaatatattgtatcaAGATTCATGTTGGTGGATAATTGAACTTTTGAACAACATGTATATAATTGAACAATACAATATCTGTAAAGGAGCTTTAAAAAGATGTGCATTGTGGACAGTGCTTTCCAAATAAATAACCTGACTATAATCTAATATGCCGAAAAAGAAAGCAAATGAAAAGAATGGATGCAATCCATACAAACACAGTTTCACTTGTATAtcaaaaagttaaatgaatatTGTTCCAGATGAACTATAAAATCTTATCTGTGGTAATAAGTGTTACCACAAAGTGCTTACGACTTAATGCTAATCAGTGTATCTACATTCATATACTTAATAACAAAATGGTTTtatcatctatcatctatcattATCTCTCTAAAGTTTGTTGTTTACCTTACCAAATTTTATTTTCACTTAATTTTCATtgtgttgattaaaaaaaaaaattaaacattggcCATGAGGATGACCATGGAACTAATAACTGTTTCAACCAAGGGCGTATATTTGCTCTTGATATTGGTGCACATCCCTAGAGTGCATGTATTGAACAGCacaaaatttgtgttttttaaaacatgaatgaagATTTTAAACACTtaacaatacaaataacaatcGATGAAGCATGTCATATGCTGCATAactcaatttacatgattttactgcaatcTGGCTTTAAGGAGGAAGGATCGTACAGAAATTTGGAGATTCATGTGACGCATTTGAACTGTTTTGTCCCTTTTATCTGTCTATGGATTTTTAGCCTTGAGCACATTTAGGTTACTAAGTGTTGACAgagcattttttatttcatttgaaggCGATTCAATTATTGGTgtggacatttcagtaattgatGGATATTGGAGGGGAAACGTCCCCTAcgtccatgccaattctacgcCCTTGGTTTCAACATTTTAACATGttcccaaaaacaaaaatgtattcacCCTTCTGTTGAAGAAAGCATAAAAGAAGATAGCTTGAAGAATTTTATAAACCCAAACCATTGACATCTTTGTTTGAAAAACAATCAGGTTAATATGAAAGTCAGTGATTTTAGGATTacaatatttttctaaataaaagacaaaaaactcTCAGACTCAAAAAGTTACGGGCGAATAAACGATGACATACTTTTCAGTTTGGGATGCCTTAAgttcaataatataaataataatttaataaaaaaaactattttgtttcaCTTGTTGATTATAAGTACTATATATAACACTGTtatgctctttttaaaatttttgtttctGTATACCCCTGCCATTGTTCTGTATATGTCTTTCATGTATAAAAAACATTAACTCACATATGTAAACACAGCAGTTTTAATGGTTTTACGGTTGTGTTTGTTGACACTGTCAAACTGTGTTCACACGATCAGATTTCAAGTCTCGTTTAACAAGGTGCACATTAATTATAAAGTCCCATATTCCACTTCATTTGTACTGACCTTGATAAATTGCATCATTATGGAAACGAGCTGCTGCCTCGATGCTCTTTACTTTATGCATTTGATTACCTGCAGATCTTTCCTCTCTAACTcctattattaaaaagaaaacacgCTGGGATTGCTTTATGAACAAAGAAAAACTGAACCTCAGTTCAACACCTTTTTAACTAATGTCAAGAACCATTTCTcaggggtggatttaaccaataagcaaggtaagcggctgcttagggccccaggaaatctgggggccaccaataaatatctagaagaaTAAATTATACCTGTAAACAATATATAACATTacccagagatggattgtggctggaagggcatacactttgtaaaaacgtgctggataagttgccggttcattccgctgtggcgaccccgaattaataaagggactaagctgaaaagaaaatgaatgaatgaataaatatataacattgttttctatcatattttgtatggtgagagtcaaactataaaaataacattaatattattattataatctaatgttatgtaataaattattataataataatataataaaataaaataaaatttaattattacatttgcaCAAATTTGTCCACCACCCCCCAATCAtagagcagtccagcagtcaaatttatttaaaaaataaaaataataattatatatatatatatatatatatatatatatatatatatatatatacacacacacacacacacacacacacacacacacacacacacacacacacacatatcttattttagttaataaaattttacattttaagaaaattattcatttaaaaagtagAGATTGCATTAAGATGGAACATAGAAAAGACATtttatgtaatataaataaaaacacataattaaacaaaatttaaataaaagtataaagaGTGTATTTTAGGTCTGATGGACCCCAAAATGTCCCAAAACACCATTAAAATGTGCTGGTTTTAATGAGTGGCAatgttttgaaattattattattatttgttaactTTAAGACATCTGTGATAGCCtagattattttagttttttttcaacggagatataaaataaaactaagacaATTCTGTGAGATTATGCTTTATTTGGTCGGAAAAATGACATTTCATATGAATGTGATCACATTGAGATGCATTGATTCATTTTGGAGCTCTAGTGGATTCTAGTTTGCTTGAATGTACttttagtgaaaaaaaaagtagaatgGGTGCATTTTAGAAATGGACTGGAATTGCTTAGGACCCTCAAATCACTATATGCTCACCTATTTTGGGAGGCTTGAGACTCACACAGAAATCAAGgtaagcaccccctgctggtgtAAATAACACAGTACAGTAGACTTAAACCTGCTCAGCTTCAGTACAGTTGCAACGTGAAAGCAGTCGGCAAACTACCACCCACACTGAGTATGTGGAAAGGTCTGTTTACTTGAGGAAAGCACACAGAACACTGATGTGCTCGATAGCATCCAAAACACAAATATGATACGGCCAGTGTTTGTCCAGAGTGTTTCAGTCCCCTTAGGAGCAAAGGAAATCCTATTATGTGATAGAGGGAGGTCATAGCggtcaaaatgttttgtttttatcatgaaGCTGTTCACTTTGTTCTGACAATGTCTTGTGGTATGAGAATATAGGTGAACGAGGAAATTGGCTTATTTCATAAAATCGCATTACTATTTCTGTTATAGGCTACATTTCTTTTTTGGCATAGagcaattaaaaattaaactgacAGTATGTCCATCTTTCAGGCAGTGACCCTGGTCTCAAGCACTTTAGAATCCCcgttgcttgtttatttttccagaAGAGCAGGAATGTTGAGATTCAGCCTTATTGTAACATCAATTTATTTCTGTtcttgagatttaaaaaaaaatacaagatgtttttctatttttacacacacacacacacacacacacacacacacacacacacacacacacacacacacacacacacacacacacacacacacacacacacacacacacacacacacacacacacacacacacaggaagttCACCTCATAAAAAAATACTACACCATTTACTGTGCCTAAATTGATTTCAAACCCTAAAgagttttttctttcttctgttaaatacaaaataatatatatatatatatatatatatatatatatatatgtatatatatatatatatatatatatatatatatatatatatatatatatatatatatatatatatatatatatatatatatatatatatatatatatatatatatatataatatagtattatatatatatatgcctggTGCTTCCTGGGGCGGATTTACTAATAAGCAAGGAAAGGGCTTTTTTGGGCCCCAGGACTTCTGGaggcccccaataaatatcttGAAGTATAAATGATATTATTCTTGTCATATTTTGTATAGTGAGAGTCTAAAAAAACCCTTTTacgtattaaatattttttaatgtacaataaaatataatattataataataatgtaatgttatgtaaatataataaaatgaagtaaaaaaaacaaaccaccctcaatcatggagcagtccagcagtcaaatttataaatattaattattttttgttgtaaattcattttaagagatcttttatttaaaatgtaaatcttaCATTAAGATAAATGAAAATTGAGTAACATAAAAACTGCAaagtaaatgaaaattaaataaaagtacaaagagtGCATTTCAGGATTTAGGGGCTACTTGGTTGGAGTCACAAAATTCACCCCTGGGTACTTCCATACTATGTAAGTAAAAGGGTACCACcaacatcattcttcaaaataagttattttgttattctcagaataaagaaacttaaaatTGCTTTTGAAGAAGTATGAGGAAATGATGACAAAGATAtactttttgggtgaaatatcctttTAAATATAAAGGGGATTATTGC
Protein-coding sequences here:
- the si:dkey-85n7.8 gene encoding COX8 domain-containing protein — its product is MLTFLRGAVQPVMVSRTRDIVHKRNSSIYSKPPKNKIGPGQSFLIMSVFAVALLAPAGWILHHIPEYRERAKTPPS